In one window of Streptomyces sp. FXJ1.172 DNA:
- the lnt gene encoding apolipoprotein N-acyltransferase, which produces MTVTATSVDQPDQLQPSAFGPRGARLLRLVPALASALCGVLLYVSFPPRTLWWLALPAFAGFGWVLRGRSWKAALGLGYLFGLGFLLPLLVWTGVEVGPGPWLALVAIEAIFIALVGVGIAAVSKLPAWPLWAAALWIVGEAVRARVPFRGFPWGKIAFGQADGVFLPLAAVGGTPVLGFAVVLCGFGLYEAGRLVAEQRRSRDVRRAAAAAALLSVAVPVAGAVAARPLVSDKAEAGTRTVAVIQGNVPRSGLEFSAQRRAVLDHHVRETLKLAADVKAGKVARPDFVLWPENSSDIDPFANPDAAVVIEEAAKAVGVPVSVGGVVERDGKLLNEQILWDPVKGPTQTYDKRQIQPFGEYLPLRGLVGAVNKNWTGMVRQDFSRGSKPGVFDLDGAKVGLATCYEAAFDWAVRDTVTHGAEMISVPSNNATFDRSEMTYQQLAMSRIRAVEHSRTVTVPVTSGVSAIIMPDGRITQKTGMFVPAYLVQKVPLRTSETPATRLGILPEIALVLIAAGGIGWAIGSGLRARRAGGA; this is translated from the coding sequence GTGACCGTCACCGCAACTTCCGTGGACCAGCCGGACCAGCTCCAGCCGTCCGCCTTCGGCCCGCGTGGCGCCCGGCTGCTGCGCCTGGTCCCGGCCCTCGCCTCCGCGCTCTGCGGAGTGCTGCTCTACGTCAGCTTCCCGCCGCGCACCCTGTGGTGGCTGGCGCTGCCCGCCTTCGCCGGCTTCGGCTGGGTGCTGCGCGGCCGGAGCTGGAAGGCGGCCCTCGGCCTCGGTTATCTTTTCGGGCTCGGCTTCCTGCTGCCGCTGCTGGTGTGGACCGGCGTGGAGGTCGGGCCCGGTCCCTGGCTGGCCCTGGTCGCGATCGAGGCGATATTCATCGCCCTGGTAGGTGTCGGCATCGCCGCGGTCTCCAAACTGCCCGCCTGGCCGCTGTGGGCCGCCGCCCTGTGGATCGTGGGCGAGGCCGTACGCGCGCGTGTGCCCTTCCGGGGCTTTCCCTGGGGCAAGATCGCGTTCGGTCAGGCGGACGGCGTCTTCCTGCCGCTCGCCGCGGTGGGCGGCACTCCGGTGCTGGGCTTCGCGGTCGTCCTGTGCGGCTTCGGCCTGTACGAGGCCGGCCGGCTGGTCGCCGAGCAGCGCCGGAGCCGGGACGTGCGGCGCGCGGCCGCGGCCGCCGCACTGCTGAGCGTGGCCGTCCCGGTGGCGGGCGCGGTCGCCGCCCGGCCGCTCGTGAGCGACAAGGCGGAGGCCGGCACCCGGACCGTCGCCGTCATCCAGGGCAATGTGCCGCGCTCCGGGCTCGAGTTCAGCGCCCAGCGGCGGGCCGTGCTCGATCACCACGTGCGCGAGACCCTCAAGCTCGCTGCCGACGTCAAGGCGGGCAAGGTCGCGAGGCCCGACTTCGTGCTGTGGCCGGAGAACTCCTCCGACATCGACCCCTTCGCCAACCCCGACGCGGCCGTCGTAATCGAGGAGGCCGCCAAGGCGGTCGGGGTGCCCGTCTCGGTCGGCGGAGTCGTGGAGCGCGACGGGAAGCTGCTCAACGAGCAGATCCTGTGGGACCCGGTGAAGGGACCGACGCAGACGTACGACAAGCGGCAGATCCAGCCGTTCGGCGAGTACCTCCCGCTGCGCGGGCTCGTCGGCGCGGTCAACAAGAACTGGACCGGCATGGTCCGCCAGGACTTCAGCCGGGGCAGCAAGCCCGGCGTGTTCGACCTCGACGGTGCCAAGGTGGGCCTGGCCACCTGCTACGAGGCCGCCTTCGACTGGGCCGTACGGGACACGGTCACGCACGGCGCGGAGATGATCTCCGTACCCAGCAACAACGCCACCTTCGACCGCAGCGAGATGACCTACCAGCAGCTCGCCATGTCCCGGATCCGTGCCGTCGAGCACAGCCGCACCGTGACCGTGCCGGTCACCAGCGGCGTCAGTGCGATCATCATGCCGGACGGCAGGATCACCCAGAAGACCGGCATGTTCGTGCCCGCCTACCTCGTGCAGAAGGTGCCGCTGCGCACCTCCGAGACCCCCGCGACCCGGCTGGGCATCCTCCCGGAGATCGCCCTGGTGCTGATCGCCGCGGGCGGCATCGGCTGGGCCATCGGGTCCGGGCTGCGGGCCCGGCGCGCCGGCGGCGCGTAG
- a CDS encoding NUDIX hydrolase, producing the protein MATPDFIRTLRASAGQQLLWLPGITAIVFDDDGRVLLGRRADNHEWSVIGGIPDPGEQPAACAVREVFEETAVHCVAERVVLVQALEPVTYPNGDTCQYMDITIRCRAVGGEARVNDDESLEVGWFAVDALPDLNEFGLLRIKQAMSEAPTWFDPMTID; encoded by the coding sequence ATGGCTACCCCTGACTTCATCCGTACGCTGCGGGCCTCTGCGGGACAGCAGTTGCTCTGGCTTCCCGGGATCACGGCGATCGTCTTCGACGACGACGGCAGAGTGCTGCTGGGCCGGCGGGCCGACAACCACGAGTGGTCGGTGATCGGCGGTATCCCGGATCCGGGTGAGCAGCCGGCGGCGTGCGCGGTGCGGGAGGTCTTCGAGGAGACGGCGGTGCACTGTGTCGCCGAGCGGGTCGTCCTGGTCCAGGCCCTGGAGCCGGTCACGTACCCCAACGGCGACACCTGCCAGTACATGGACATCACCATCCGCTGCCGCGCCGTGGGCGGCGAGGCGCGGGTCAACGACGACGAGTCGCTGGAGGTGGGCTGGTTCGCCGTGGACGCGCTGCCCGACCTGAACGAGTTCGGCCTCCTGCGGATCAAGCAGGCCATGTCCGAGGCACCCACATGGTTTGACCCTATGACCATCGACTGA
- a CDS encoding 3-hydroxybutyrate dehydrogenase — protein MTASSLQPGLRAQPLALDLGGRTALVTGAAGGIGRACALRLAAAGAEVRAVDRDAAGLAELAAQAERAGDLSGTVVPHVVDLTDLASAEQAAAGTDVLVNNAGLQLVRPIEEFPPEVFHTVLTVMLEAPFRLIRGALPHMYAQGWGRIVNVSSVHGLRASAFKSAYVAAKHGLEGLSKTAALEGAAHGVTSNCVNPAYVRTPLVEKQIADQAQAHGIPEERVLSEVLLKDSAVQRLIEPDEVAEAVAYLCSPQASFVTGTSLVLDGGWTAH, from the coding sequence ATGACCGCGTCCAGCCTCCAACCCGGCCTTCGCGCCCAGCCCCTCGCTCTCGACCTCGGCGGCCGCACCGCCCTCGTCACCGGTGCCGCCGGCGGCATCGGCCGCGCCTGCGCGCTGCGGCTCGCCGCCGCCGGGGCCGAGGTGCGGGCCGTCGACCGTGACGCCGCCGGCCTGGCCGAACTGGCCGCGCAGGCGGAGCGGGCCGGCGACCTCTCCGGGACCGTCGTACCGCACGTCGTGGACCTCACCGACCTCGCCTCCGCCGAGCAGGCCGCCGCCGGGACGGACGTGCTGGTCAACAACGCGGGTCTGCAACTGGTGCGCCCCATCGAGGAGTTCCCGCCCGAGGTCTTCCACACCGTGCTGACCGTGATGCTGGAGGCGCCGTTCCGGCTCATCCGCGGTGCCCTGCCGCACATGTACGCGCAGGGCTGGGGCCGGATCGTCAATGTGTCCTCCGTCCATGGTCTGCGCGCCTCCGCTTTCAAGTCGGCCTATGTGGCCGCCAAACACGGTCTCGAGGGCCTGTCCAAGACGGCCGCTCTGGAAGGCGCCGCCCACGGTGTGACCTCGAACTGTGTGAACCCGGCCTATGTGCGCACCCCGTTGGTCGAGAAGCAGATCGCCGACCAGGCACAGGCGCACGGCATCCCCGAGGAGCGCGTGCTGTCCGAGGTGCTGCTGAAGGACAGCGCAGTCCAGCGGCTCATCGAACCGGACGAGGTCGCCGAGGCCGTGGCCTACCTGTGCAGCCCCCAGGCGTCCTTCGTCACCGGCACCTCACTCGTCCTCGACGGCGGGTGGACGGCGCACTGA
- a CDS encoding helix-turn-helix domain-containing protein encodes MSRDHVQPAPGRSPEAPYLELLARDASVEAYEQPVLLARAAGRTADRIAELEQTRLLALRVRAELEGRRRREAELSALFETAHDLAGLRDLDAVLQAIVQRARSLLGTDVAYLTLHDPARGDTYMRVTEGSVSARFQQLRLGLGEGLGGLVAQTTRPYVTDDYFQDARFQHTLTIDAGVRDEGLVAILGVPLMLGPHVIGVLFAADRRARVFERAQIALLGSFAALAAAAIDTANLLTETRAALAGLERANEIIRDRSAVIERASDVHDRLAELVLRGGGVHDVAAAVSEVLDGTVEFTEADAAPAEALEATRAEGHAVPHGTDWIAPVAAGGELLGALVLRGHPGLDPVDQRTLERAAMVTSLLLLARRSAAEAEHRVRGELLDDLLDARDRDPRLLRERADRLRADLDATHVVLAARLDGPAADADEEAAARRRLWSAASHLAATRQGLAAARDGGTVLLLPLGAGDSATELARRTARHLGTAVRQPVTVGASAPVRDLAAHPEAVTAAYAEGRRCLDALHLLGRAGDGAAAEDFGFLGLLLAGERDIVGFVERTVGPVVAYDERRGTELLQTLEAYFACGMSPARTKDTLHVHVNTVAQRLERVGRLLGADWQTPGRALEIQLALRLHRLAAPGRR; translated from the coding sequence ATGTCTCGCGATCACGTTCAGCCGGCACCCGGCCGCAGCCCCGAGGCCCCGTACCTCGAGCTGCTGGCCCGCGACGCCTCCGTGGAGGCCTATGAGCAGCCGGTGCTGCTCGCCCGGGCCGCGGGCCGCACGGCCGACCGGATCGCCGAGCTGGAACAGACCAGACTGCTCGCCCTGCGCGTCCGGGCCGAGCTGGAGGGACGCCGGCGCCGCGAGGCGGAGCTGTCCGCGCTCTTCGAGACCGCACACGACCTCGCGGGCCTGCGCGATCTGGACGCCGTCCTGCAGGCCATCGTGCAGCGCGCCCGCTCCCTGCTCGGCACGGACGTCGCCTACCTCACCCTGCACGACCCGGCGCGCGGCGACACCTACATGCGGGTGACGGAGGGCTCGGTCTCCGCCCGCTTCCAGCAGCTGCGGCTCGGCCTGGGGGAGGGGCTCGGCGGGCTGGTCGCGCAGACCACGCGGCCGTATGTCACCGACGACTACTTCCAGGACGCCCGCTTCCAGCACACCCTCACCATCGACGCCGGTGTCCGCGACGAAGGGCTGGTCGCCATCCTCGGCGTGCCCCTGATGCTCGGTCCGCACGTCATCGGGGTCCTCTTCGCCGCCGACCGCCGGGCACGCGTCTTCGAACGCGCGCAGATCGCCCTGCTCGGTTCCTTCGCCGCGCTCGCCGCCGCCGCGATCGACACCGCCAACCTGCTCACCGAGACCCGTGCCGCGCTGGCCGGGCTGGAGCGGGCCAACGAGATCATCCGGGACCGCAGCGCCGTCATCGAGCGCGCCTCCGACGTGCACGACCGGCTCGCCGAACTCGTCCTGCGCGGCGGCGGGGTGCACGACGTGGCCGCCGCCGTCTCCGAAGTCCTCGACGGCACAGTCGAGTTCACCGAGGCCGACGCGGCACCGGCCGAGGCGCTCGAGGCGACCCGGGCCGAGGGGCATGCCGTACCGCACGGCACGGACTGGATCGCCCCGGTGGCCGCCGGCGGTGAACTGCTCGGCGCACTGGTCCTGCGCGGACACCCCGGCCTGGACCCCGTGGACCAGCGCACACTGGAGCGGGCGGCCATGGTCACCTCGCTGCTCCTGCTCGCCCGCCGCTCCGCCGCCGAGGCCGAACATCGCGTGCGGGGCGAGCTGCTCGACGACCTGCTCGACGCCCGCGACCGGGACCCGCGCCTGCTGCGCGAACGCGCCGACCGGCTGCGCGCCGACCTCGACGCGACCCATGTCGTCCTCGCCGCACGCCTGGACGGCCCGGCGGCCGACGCCGACGAGGAGGCCGCGGCCCGCCGCCGTCTGTGGTCGGCCGCCTCCCACCTCGCCGCCACCCGGCAGGGCCTGGCCGCCGCACGCGACGGCGGCACCGTCCTGCTGCTGCCGCTCGGCGCCGGGGACAGCGCCACGGAGCTGGCCCGCCGCACCGCCCGCCATCTGGGCACCGCCGTCCGGCAACCGGTCACGGTGGGCGCCTCCGCCCCCGTCCGTGACCTCGCCGCACACCCCGAGGCCGTCACCGCCGCCTACGCCGAGGGCCGGCGCTGCCTGGACGCGCTGCACCTGCTCGGCCGGGCCGGGGACGGCGCGGCGGCCGAGGACTTCGGCTTCCTCGGCCTGCTCCTCGCGGGCGAACGGGACATCGTCGGCTTCGTCGAGCGGACCGTCGGCCCGGTCGTGGCGTACGACGAGCGGCGCGGCACGGAACTGCTGCAGACCCTGGAGGCCTATTTCGCCTGCGGGATGAGCCCAGCCCGCACCAAGGACACGCTCCACGTCCACGTCAACACGGTGGCCCAGCGGCTGGAGCGGGTGGGCCGGCTGCTCGGCGCGGACTGGCAGACCCCCGGCCGCGCCCTGGAGATCCAACTGGCCCTGCGGCTGCACCGGTTGGCGGCCCCGGGCAGACGCTGA
- a CDS encoding MFS transporter encodes MASGTTAPPPPASLPRIVAASLIGTTIEWYDFFLYGSAAALVFNKVFFPDSDPLVGTLLSFLTYAVGFAARPLGALVFGHYGDRLGRKKLLVLSLVMMGGATFAIGLLPTHATVGSAAPVLLTTLRLVQGFALGGEWGGAVLLVSEHGDARRRGFWASWPQTGAPAGQLLATGVLSLLTGVLSDDAFGRWGWRIPFLLSGLLVLIGLWIRLSVDESPVFKEALERSESRRTAEPGRLPLVSVLRDHWRDVLVAMGARMAENIGYYVITAFVLVYATDSAGVSKQSALNAVLIGSAVHFAVIPAWGALSDRVGRRPVYLLGAAGVGLWMFPFFALVDTGSFGYLVLAVTVGLVLHGAMYAPQAAFFAEMFATRMRYSGASIGAQFASVAAGAPAPLIATALLEDYGSSTPIALYVIAAAVLTLVAVSVARETRHRDLARIEAGDGERADARAAAGARTV; translated from the coding sequence ATGGCCTCCGGAACCACCGCTCCCCCACCCCCCGCCAGCCTCCCCCGAATCGTCGCCGCGAGCCTCATCGGCACCACCATCGAGTGGTACGACTTCTTCCTCTACGGTTCCGCCGCCGCGCTGGTGTTCAACAAGGTGTTCTTCCCGGACTCCGACCCGCTCGTCGGGACGCTGCTGTCGTTCCTGACGTATGCCGTGGGGTTCGCGGCGCGCCCGCTCGGGGCGCTCGTGTTCGGGCACTACGGGGACCGGCTCGGACGGAAGAAGCTGCTCGTGCTGAGCCTGGTGATGATGGGCGGGGCGACGTTCGCCATCGGGCTGCTGCCCACCCACGCGACCGTCGGGAGTGCCGCACCCGTGCTGCTCACCACCCTGCGGCTCGTCCAGGGCTTCGCGCTCGGCGGCGAGTGGGGCGGGGCCGTCCTGCTGGTGTCGGAGCACGGGGACGCGCGCCGGCGCGGTTTCTGGGCCTCGTGGCCGCAGACCGGTGCGCCGGCGGGGCAGTTGCTCGCCACCGGTGTGCTGTCGCTGCTCACCGGCGTGCTCTCGGACGACGCCTTCGGACGCTGGGGCTGGCGGATTCCGTTCCTGCTCTCCGGGCTGCTCGTGCTCATCGGGCTGTGGATCCGGCTCTCCGTCGATGAATCGCCCGTGTTCAAGGAGGCGTTGGAGCGGTCCGAGTCCCGGCGGACGGCGGAGCCGGGGCGCCTTCCGCTCGTCTCCGTTCTGCGGGACCACTGGCGGGACGTGCTCGTGGCGATGGGGGCGCGGATGGCGGAGAACATCGGCTACTACGTCATCACCGCCTTCGTCCTCGTCTACGCCACCGACTCGGCCGGTGTCTCGAAGCAGAGCGCGCTCAACGCCGTACTCATCGGCTCCGCCGTGCACTTCGCCGTCATCCCGGCCTGGGGCGCCCTGTCCGACCGGGTCGGGCGGCGGCCCGTGTACCTGCTCGGCGCGGCCGGAGTCGGCCTGTGGATGTTCCCGTTCTTCGCGCTCGTGGACACCGGGTCCTTCGGGTACCTGGTCCTGGCCGTGACCGTCGGGCTCGTGCTGCACGGAGCGATGTACGCACCCCAGGCCGCCTTCTTCGCGGAGATGTTCGCCACCCGGATGCGGTACTCGGGCGCGTCCATCGGCGCCCAGTTCGCCTCCGTGGCGGCCGGCGCGCCCGCTCCGCTCATCGCCACCGCGCTGCTCGAGGACTACGGCAGCTCCACCCCGATCGCCCTGTACGTGATCGCCGCGGCCGTACTGACGCTCGTGGCGGTGAGCGTGGCACGGGAGACCCGGCACCGGGACCTGGCCCGCATCGAGGCCGGGGACGGCGAGCGGGCCGATGCGCGTGCGGCCGCCGGGGCGCGGACCGTCTGA
- a CDS encoding FAD binding domain-containing protein translates to MDLNTITEVIRRPSERPGVDWHEGDAWLAGGTWLYSTEQPELRRLIDLTALRWEPLVTTDEGLEISATCTIRDLYAFQWPVGWTAGILFRKSCEAFLSSFKVWNAATVGGNICMSLPAGPMITLTVALEARYELWAPDGSVRFVDALDFVTGDHRNVLAPGEILRRVTVPEHALRKRTAHRRFTLTRLGRSTVFLVGTQRPGASDLLLTVTAGTTRPVRFAFDSLPEARTLRQSIDAVPVDVWFADPNGTPDHRRHLTRHFAEEIRRELTAGDLA, encoded by the coding sequence ATGGACCTCAACACCATCACCGAAGTAATCCGGCGACCGTCCGAGCGGCCAGGCGTGGACTGGCACGAGGGCGACGCCTGGCTCGCAGGCGGAACATGGCTCTATTCCACGGAGCAGCCCGAACTGCGACGGCTGATCGACCTGACGGCATTGCGTTGGGAGCCTCTTGTCACGACGGACGAGGGCCTGGAGATCAGCGCCACCTGCACCATCCGCGACCTGTACGCCTTCCAGTGGCCGGTGGGCTGGACCGCCGGAATCCTCTTCCGGAAGAGCTGCGAGGCGTTCCTGTCCTCGTTCAAGGTCTGGAACGCGGCGACCGTCGGCGGGAACATCTGCATGTCCTTGCCCGCCGGCCCGATGATCACCTTGACGGTCGCGCTCGAGGCGCGGTACGAACTGTGGGCGCCCGACGGCTCGGTGCGCTTCGTCGACGCCCTCGACTTCGTCACGGGCGACCACCGCAACGTTCTCGCCCCCGGAGAGATCCTCCGGCGCGTCACCGTTCCGGAGCACGCGCTGCGCAAGCGCACCGCGCACCGCCGCTTCACGCTGACCCGGCTCGGCCGTTCGACGGTGTTCCTCGTCGGCACGCAACGGCCAGGAGCGAGTGACCTGCTGCTCACCGTCACCGCCGGCACCACACGGCCGGTCCGTTTCGCCTTCGACTCCCTGCCCGAGGCCCGAACCCTGCGGCAGAGCATCGACGCCGTCCCTGTCGATGTCTGGTTCGCCGATCCCAACGGGACCCCCGACCACCGCCGGCATCTGACACGGCACTTCGCCGAAGAGATCCGCCGCGAACTCACCGCTGGGGACCTGGCATGA
- a CDS encoding molybdopterin-dependent oxidoreductase codes for MNYIVNGKEFHREPAPGQCLRTFLRELGHFGVKKGCDAGDCGACTVWLDGVPVHSCITPAFRADGREVTTIEGLGRPGALHPMQRQFEDAPGFQCGFCTAGMIMTSATFTEDQKADLPRALKGNLCRCTGYRAIEDAVKGVGAVETAAPGKAVGTSVGAPAGHDVVTGHAEFTMDTHIDGMLHLKVLHSPHAHARIVSIDKSAALAVPGVHRVYTWEDVPRRRFTTAIHTDHLVDPDDTFILDDTVRFAGQRVAAVLADTVGAAEEGCRRLVVEYDALPAVFDPEEAMADGAPQLHGSHDPFVRDPVHNILLELHSHIGDVDAGFAAADVIHEGTYFSPRVQHAHLETHGSIAWMEDGRLNVRTSSQSASIAKVKLEYLFALRPDQVRVFCKRVGGAFGGKQEVLSEDLVALATLDTGRPTCLEYTREEEFTTASPRHPMTLTVKLGAKADGTLTAFQVRNVSNTGAYGNHGGETLYAGGGAVMIYRCPNKKYDAYSVYTNTVPSGALRGYGMTQPAFAVESAMDELARALHLDPLELRRRNIVRPGEPLVALHDGPDDVVFTEDGLAKCIDLVGDALARTADRPPPGPEWLVGAGVASSLHETAPPTEHLSEAWVTLGDDLIYELAVGTPEFGEGTSTAHVQIAADQLGTTPSRIRLVQSDTDRTGFDTGAFASAGLFVAGNAVLRAAGAVRDRILHFAAAHTGIHVVMCTMDDDGVVCGDRRVPLAELVALARARGIRFTAARRAYGSPRSVTSNTHGFRVAVHRVTGETRILYSVQAADVGVVINPAQVRGQIEGGVAQGIGFALTENHHVDDNGVMVNPNLRNYRIPTYADIPRTEVLLVGSADSVGPMRAKGMAECCINPVAPALANAVHDATGVRYRALPLTPERIYGRLPAEQSVSTG; via the coding sequence ATGAACTACATCGTGAACGGCAAGGAATTCCACCGGGAGCCGGCCCCGGGCCAGTGCCTGCGCACCTTCCTGCGCGAACTCGGCCACTTCGGCGTCAAGAAGGGGTGCGACGCGGGCGACTGCGGCGCCTGCACGGTGTGGCTGGACGGCGTACCGGTGCACAGCTGCATCACCCCCGCGTTCCGCGCGGACGGCCGTGAGGTGACCACGATCGAGGGCCTCGGACGGCCCGGCGCCCTGCATCCCATGCAGCGGCAGTTCGAGGACGCCCCGGGGTTCCAGTGCGGTTTCTGCACCGCGGGGATGATCATGACGTCGGCGACCTTCACCGAGGACCAGAAGGCGGACCTGCCCAGGGCGTTGAAGGGCAACCTCTGCCGCTGCACCGGTTACCGGGCGATAGAGGACGCCGTGAAGGGCGTCGGTGCGGTGGAGACGGCAGCACCGGGCAAGGCTGTGGGGACGAGCGTCGGCGCGCCCGCGGGCCACGACGTGGTGACGGGTCACGCCGAGTTCACCATGGACACGCACATCGACGGCATGCTGCACCTCAAGGTGCTCCACTCACCCCACGCGCACGCCCGGATCGTCTCGATCGACAAGAGCGCCGCACTCGCGGTGCCCGGCGTGCACCGGGTCTACACCTGGGAAGACGTACCCCGCAGACGCTTCACCACGGCGATCCACACCGACCACCTGGTCGACCCGGACGACACCTTCATCCTCGACGACACGGTCCGTTTCGCCGGGCAGCGCGTCGCCGCGGTCCTGGCCGACACCGTCGGGGCCGCGGAGGAGGGCTGCCGGCGACTCGTCGTCGAGTACGACGCGCTGCCCGCGGTCTTCGACCCCGAGGAGGCGATGGCCGACGGCGCACCCCAACTGCACGGCTCGCACGATCCGTTCGTCCGCGACCCCGTCCACAACATCCTGCTCGAACTCCACTCGCACATCGGCGACGTCGACGCGGGATTCGCCGCGGCCGACGTGATCCACGAAGGCACGTACTTCTCACCGCGGGTGCAGCACGCCCATCTGGAGACTCACGGTTCCATCGCCTGGATGGAGGACGGCCGGCTGAACGTGCGTACCAGTTCGCAGTCGGCGTCGATCGCGAAGGTCAAACTGGAGTACCTGTTCGCGCTGCGCCCGGACCAGGTGAGGGTGTTCTGCAAGCGCGTCGGCGGCGCGTTCGGCGGCAAGCAGGAGGTGCTCTCGGAGGACCTGGTCGCGCTCGCCACCCTGGACACCGGAAGGCCCACCTGTCTCGAGTACACCCGTGAGGAGGAGTTCACCACGGCCTCGCCGCGGCATCCGATGACCCTGACGGTCAAGCTCGGCGCGAAGGCCGACGGAACGCTCACCGCCTTCCAGGTACGCAACGTGTCCAACACGGGCGCCTACGGCAACCACGGCGGGGAAACGCTGTACGCGGGCGGAGGCGCCGTCATGATCTACCGCTGCCCCAACAAGAAGTACGACGCGTACTCCGTCTACACGAACACCGTGCCGAGCGGGGCGCTGCGCGGTTACGGGATGACGCAGCCGGCGTTCGCCGTGGAGTCGGCGATGGACGAACTGGCCCGCGCCCTTCACCTCGACCCGCTGGAACTGCGCCGGCGCAACATCGTGCGGCCGGGTGAGCCCCTGGTCGCCCTGCACGACGGCCCCGACGACGTGGTCTTCACCGAGGACGGACTCGCCAAGTGCATCGACCTGGTGGGCGACGCCCTGGCCCGTACGGCAGACCGGCCGCCGCCCGGCCCCGAGTGGCTCGTCGGAGCCGGCGTGGCCAGTTCCCTGCACGAGACCGCGCCGCCGACGGAACACCTCTCCGAGGCCTGGGTCACGCTGGGCGACGATCTCATCTACGAACTGGCCGTCGGAACCCCCGAGTTCGGCGAGGGAACCTCCACGGCCCATGTCCAGATCGCGGCCGACCAACTGGGCACGACGCCCTCGCGGATCCGACTGGTGCAGTCCGACACCGACCGCACGGGATTCGACACCGGCGCCTTCGCGAGCGCGGGCCTGTTCGTGGCGGGCAACGCGGTCCTGCGGGCGGCGGGCGCCGTGCGCGACCGCATCCTGCACTTCGCCGCGGCGCACACGGGCATCCATGTCGTGATGTGCACGATGGACGACGACGGTGTCGTCTGCGGGGACCGGCGGGTGCCGCTGGCCGAACTGGTCGCGCTGGCCCGGGCGCGTGGCATCCGGTTCACCGCCGCACGCAGGGCATACGGCTCGCCCCGGAGCGTCACCTCCAACACACACGGGTTCCGGGTCGCCGTGCACCGTGTGACGGGTGAGACACGCATCCTGTACAGCGTGCAGGCGGCGGACGTCGGGGTGGTCATCAACCCGGCGCAGGTCCGGGGGCAGATCGAGGGCGGTGTCGCCCAGGGCATCGGCTTCGCGCTGACCGAGAACCACCACGTCGACGACAACGGCGTCATGGTCAACCCGAACCTCCGCAACTACCGCATCCCCACCTACGCCGACATCCCCCGTACCGAGGTCCTCCTGGTGGGCTCGGCGGACTCGGTGGGGCCCATGCGGGCGAAGGGGATGGCGGAGTGCTGCATCAACCCGGTGGCCCCCGCGCTCGCGAACGCGGTCCATGACGCCACGGGCGTCCGCTACCGTGCGCTGCCGCTGACTCCGGAACGCATTTACGGCCGACTCCCCGCGGAGCAGTCGGTGTCGACAGGGTGA
- a CDS encoding antibiotic biosynthesis monooxygenase gives MNTRKNVAAAATAIIGQKVLPGTEREFEAWQEDVNAAAAYYPGFLGAEISAPTPLQPDWVVVYRFDSVAHLQVWINSATRQTYLDAGAKYFDGPATQQVVSSGTQSLDPLVTVVVTHRVPANQVDDFLAWQHRMVEEESKFDGFRGTELFRPIEGLQEEWTTLYRYDSAEHLDAWLTSPERQEILAEGEKFSDFRLHTIDNSFGSWFAFEGDGKEAPPPPSETRTSLAVWVGLYPTVVLLTLALSPLHMPLWIGLLVGNLLSSFIMSFLTMPYYVNPLLGRWLRPSPDEPAARTNLRGLGTVAVLMAFWAALVYLVTVRFWTLP, from the coding sequence ATGAACACCCGGAAGAACGTAGCCGCCGCGGCGACGGCGATCATCGGCCAGAAGGTCCTGCCCGGGACGGAGCGCGAGTTCGAGGCGTGGCAGGAGGACGTCAACGCAGCGGCCGCCTACTACCCCGGCTTCCTCGGCGCCGAGATCTCTGCGCCGACACCGCTGCAGCCCGACTGGGTCGTCGTGTACCGGTTCGACTCGGTGGCGCACCTGCAGGTGTGGATCAACAGCGCGACCAGGCAGACGTATCTGGACGCCGGCGCCAAGTACTTCGACGGCCCGGCGACCCAGCAGGTGGTCAGCAGCGGCACCCAGTCACTGGATCCGCTGGTCACCGTGGTGGTCACCCACCGCGTCCCGGCGAACCAGGTCGACGACTTCCTCGCCTGGCAGCACCGCATGGTCGAGGAGGAGAGCAAGTTCGACGGGTTTCGCGGGACCGAACTCTTCCGTCCCATCGAGGGGCTCCAGGAGGAGTGGACCACGCTGTACCGCTACGACAGCGCCGAGCACCTCGACGCCTGGCTGACGTCGCCCGAACGGCAGGAGATCCTGGCCGAGGGCGAGAAGTTCAGCGACTTCCGACTGCACACGATCGACAACTCGTTCGGCAGCTGGTTCGCCTTCGAGGGCGACGGCAAGGAGGCACCGCCGCCACCCTCCGAGACCAGGACCTCCCTCGCCGTCTGGGTCGGCCTGTACCCGACCGTCGTGCTGCTGACACTCGCCCTGTCCCCGCTGCACATGCCGCTCTGGATCGGTCTGCTCGTGGGCAACCTGCTGTCGAGCTTCATCATGAGCTTCCTCACCATGCCCTACTACGTGAACCCACTGCTCGGGCGGTGGCTGCGGCCGTCGCCGGACGAACCGGCGGCAAGGACCAACCTCCGTGGCCTCGGTACGGTCGCGGTGCTGATGGCCTTCTGGGCCGCCCTCGTCTACCTCGTCACGGTGCGGTTCTGGACGCTGCCCTGA